Sequence from the Methanobrevibacter arboriphilus genome:
GGGCCTTAAAGTACATCAACATCCTTTTGATGAAAAATCAATGACTATTGATGTTGATGCAATGAATAAGAAGATTCTTGAAATAAAGCCTAAAATAATTCTTTTCGGTGGTAGTTTATTCCTTTTCCCCCATCCTGTTAAAGAGGCATACGAAGCTGCTCAAGAAGTTGGAGCTAAAATCATGTATGATGGTGCTCATGTTTTAGGCCTTATTGCTGGTGGAAAATTCCAAGATCCTCTTCGTGAAGGTGCTGATGTTTTGATGGGTAGTACTCATAAGACATTTCCTGGAACTCAAGGAGGTATTATTTTAACTAAAGAAGAGTATGCTAAAAAAATTGATGAGGCGGTTTTCCCTGGTGTTGTTAGTAATCATCATCTTCATCATGTAGCTGGGCTTGGAATAGCAACAGCTGAAATGCTTGAATTTGGTGAAAATTATGCTAGTCAAACTATTAAAAATGCTAAAGCTTTAGCTCAAGCTTTAAATGAATATGGTTTCAATGTTCTTTGTGAAGATCAAGGATTTACAGAATCTCATCAAGTAGGTTTTGATGTTTCTAATATTGGTAGAGCCTCTTCTTTAGCTAAAGATTTAGAATCTAATAATATTATTTTAAATAAAAATCTCCTTCCATGGGATGATGTTAATAGATCTGATGATCCTTCTGGTATTAGAGTGGGTACTCAAGAGATTACAAGAAGAGGTATGAAAGAATCTCAGATGTCTGATATTGCTGAATTTATAATGAGAGTTTGTATGGATAAAGTTTATGTTAAAGATGAAGTTAGTGAATTTATGAATGATTATACTAAAGTTCATTATGCCTTTGAGGAATCAGAAGCTTATAAATATATCCAATTCTAATATTTAGAAATAATTTAAATGATATGGAGTTAAAAATGCGTATTGGATGGGCAATAACTGGAGCTGGACATTTATTAGATGAAAGTGTTGCAGTAATGGAAGAGTTATCTAAGGATAATAAGATAACAATTTTACTTTCTAATGCTGGAGAAGAAGTTTTAAATATGTATGGTCTTTTTGAAAGAGTTGCTGCTATTACAGGGGGATATTATAAAGAATTAGCTTTAGAAAGCGATCAAAGTTTTAGTTATCCTATTTCTGGACGTTTTTCTCTAGGAAAGTATGATCTTTTAATTGTTTCTCCTACTACCTCTAATACTGTTGCTAAAATAGTTCATGGAATTTCTGATACTCTTGTTACAAATTCTGTTGCTCAAGCTGGAAAAGGTGGAGTTAAAACTATTGTTATTCCAGTGGACATGGAAAAGGGAGATGTTGAAACAATTCTTCCATCTAAGTTAGATCTTGAAAGTTGTGCAGATTGTGATGAGTGTGAAGCATCTAAATCTTGTCCTCAAGAGGCAATAATAGCTAAACAGGAAATTGATTTACTTAAGTGTGTTGGATGTGGTGATTGCCAAGATTCATGTCCATTTAATGCTATAAAAGCTGGAAAATTAATCACTATTCATATGAGGGAAATAGATATTGAAAACACTCATAAGTTAGTTTTAATGGAAGATATTGATGTTTTAAAACATCCTAATGAAATTGCTGAGTTTATATCTAATATAATCTAAAATCTAATCTAATAATTGATATAGGTATCATAATTGATATAAAATATTCACAATATAAATATCCTGATCATTATAGGTTAATCAGATAGATTAATCAGCATATATAATTATAATTAATATAATTATATAATAGCTATTATCTAAATATAGCCAATATAACTATTATACTCAATATAAGTAATTATAATTAATAATTATTAATTAATATACTATTATCTAAAAATATAGTCGATATACTTATTATACAGACTCACAAAAAAAATCTAATTTATCTCCAATCTTTATTTTATATTTTTTAATACTTCCTTCTTTTAATTCTAAAATATAATGAGCTTTATTTTTGGGGTTATAAAACTTCCAAGGTGAAATATTTGCTATTTCTATAACTTTTTTTTCCTCATTTAAAAAAATAACATCAATATTTATTCTCATAAAAAATGTATGTATTGAAGAATAGATTTTAACATTAGAATTAGCTGTTTTCATAACAAAAATATATTCTAATTCTTTTTTAAACATCAGTCCTTGGAATCTAGATAAAAAATTATTTGCAAATTTTATAGGGCCTAAAACTATTTTTTCCTGTGTTTTGTTTTTTTCTTTTATTAAAATAGTTTTATTGTTTATCTAAATCACCTTCTATAAATTATGTTATTATAGAATATTGTATTATTTGTCAATTTCCATATTATTCATATTTTAATATTGTTAATCAATCTTCATATTTAATCAACTTTTATATTTAATCAATTTTCATATTTTTAATCGACTTTCATATTATTGATTAACTTCATATTAATAATCAATTTTTACTATTCATAAACTTTTAATAAATACTTCCACTTCATTAATTTTGAAAAATTTATAAAAGTTTTTAAGTGTTAAAATTAAATTAATTATTTGTATGATATTATAATGTTATATTTTATTATCTATCATATCTTACGTCTTGTTATATTATATATCTCATTATATTCTATGTTTTATTATTAATTTTTATATTATTAATACTTATAATACTAACATTTATTTATTATCTTATCAAAAAGATAATATAGAAAGTTAAATTATATCTATATATACTATTTAAACTATCAGATCTTAAAATTTAAATCTTAAGGTTAATAAAAATTAATAACTAAAATTAATAAATAGATTGATCTTTAATACTTTACTAAAATCTTATGTGAGGGTTTTTATGAGAAATATCATTGTTGAAAAGCTCAACCAAACACCAATAGAAAAATTAGACATTGAAATTGTAGAAAGGAAAGGAATTGGTCATCCTGACAGTATTAGTGATGGAATTGCAGAGTCTGTAAGTCGAGCTCTTTGTAAACTTTATATGGATGAATTTGGAGGAGTACTCCACCACAATACTGATGAAGTTCAAATAACTGCAGGTGAATCGAATCCTATTTTTGGAGGAGGAGATGTAATTAAGCCTATTGATTTCCTTCTTACAGGTCGTGGAGTTTCTGAATATGAAGGTAAAAAGTTACCAGTTGATGTAGTAGCTATTGATGCTGCTAAAACTTATTTAGATGAATATATTCCTAATCTTGAAGTAGAATCTCATGCTGTAGTTGAATGTAAAATAGGACATGGTTCAGGAGACCTTGTTGACGTGTTTAAACGAGATGGTGCACCGTCTTCTAATGATACTTCTTTTGGTGTAGGTTATGCTCCATTTTCAGAAGTTGAAACTATAGTCTTAGCTATTGAAGAATTATTAAATTCTAAAGCTTTTACAAAGAAGAATCCTGCTGTTGGTGAAGATATTAAAGTTATGGGGCTTCGTGATAATGATAAAATTACTTTGACTATTGCATGTGCTATGGTCTCAAAATATGTTACTGACCGTGAAGAATATATAGCTGTCCGTGAAGGCTTGAAAAATGTAGCTCTTGATATAGCTAGCCAAGTTACAGATAGGGAGATTGAAGTATTTGTAAATACTGCTGATAATGATAATGCTAAGGGAGAAGAAGGTTATTATTTAACAGTCACTGGAACTTCTGCTGAAATGGGTGATGATGGTTCTGTTGGTAGGGGTAATAGGGCTAATGGTCTTATAACTCCTAATAGGCCGATGTCTATGGAAGCAACTTCTGGTAAAAACCCTATAAATCATGTTGGTAAAATTTATAATATTTTATCTAATGAAATGGCTAATGATATAGCTAATAATGTTGAAGGAATAAAACAAATTAATATAATGATTTTGAGTCAAATTGGTAAACCTATTGATCAACCTAAGGCTGCAACTTCTCAAATAATTCTTGAAGATGGATATAAAATGGATGATGTTAGTAAAAAAGTTGCTTCTGTCATGGATAGTTGGCTTGAAAATATATCAACCATAACAGAAAATGTTGTAAAAGGC
This genomic interval carries:
- a CDS encoding DUF192 domain-containing protein; translated protein: MNNKTILIKEKNKTQEKIVLGPIKFANNFLSRFQGLMFKKELEYIFVMKTANSNVKIYSSIHTFFMRINIDVIFLNEEKKVIEIANISPWKFYNPKNKAHYILELKEGSIKKYKIKIGDKLDFFCESV
- the glyA gene encoding serine hydroxymethyltransferase codes for the protein MFENESNVTEIQKLMKDHNDWMKNSINLIASENITSSQVQSAMASDLSHRYAEGKCGERLYEGCKYIDDIESITIRLSKKLYKAEHVNVQPTSGVVANLAAFFTFSKPGDSIMALEVPVGGHISHANVSAAGIRGLKVHQHPFDEKSMTIDVDAMNKKILEIKPKIILFGGSLFLFPHPVKEAYEAAQEVGAKIMYDGAHVLGLIAGGKFQDPLREGADVLMGSTHKTFPGTQGGIILTKEEYAKKIDEAVFPGVVSNHHLHHVAGLGIATAEMLEFGENYASQTIKNAKALAQALNEYGFNVLCEDQGFTESHQVGFDVSNIGRASSLAKDLESNNIILNKNLLPWDDVNRSDDPSGIRVGTQEITRRGMKESQMSDIAEFIMRVCMDKVYVKDEVSEFMNDYTKVHYAFEESEAYKYIQF
- a CDS encoding methionine adenosyltransferase, translating into MRNIIVEKLNQTPIEKLDIEIVERKGIGHPDSISDGIAESVSRALCKLYMDEFGGVLHHNTDEVQITAGESNPIFGGGDVIKPIDFLLTGRGVSEYEGKKLPVDVVAIDAAKTYLDEYIPNLEVESHAVVECKIGHGSGDLVDVFKRDGAPSSNDTSFGVGYAPFSEVETIVLAIEELLNSKAFTKKNPAVGEDIKVMGLRDNDKITLTIACAMVSKYVTDREEYIAVREGLKNVALDIASQVTDREIEVFVNTADNDNAKGEEGYYLTVTGTSAEMGDDGSVGRGNRANGLITPNRPMSMEATSGKNPINHVGKIYNILSNEMANDIANNVEGIKQINIMILSQIGKPIDQPKAATSQIILEDGYKMDDVSKKVASVMDSWLENISTITENVVKGKARTF
- a CDS encoding dihydromethanopterin reductase (acceptor) — its product is MRIGWAITGAGHLLDESVAVMEELSKDNKITILLSNAGEEVLNMYGLFERVAAITGGYYKELALESDQSFSYPISGRFSLGKYDLLIVSPTTSNTVAKIVHGISDTLVTNSVAQAGKGGVKTIVIPVDMEKGDVETILPSKLDLESCADCDECEASKSCPQEAIIAKQEIDLLKCVGCGDCQDSCPFNAIKAGKLITIHMREIDIENTHKLVLMEDIDVLKHPNEIAEFISNII